A genomic window from Gossypium hirsutum isolate 1008001.06 chromosome D10, Gossypium_hirsutum_v2.1, whole genome shotgun sequence includes:
- the LOC107914985 gene encoding 2-methyl-6-phytyl-1,4-hydroquinone methyltransferase, chloroplastic, with protein MASSMLSGAAPTGVGFARSNFHFRSLPLKSLFCYTKNQKTRMVVAPRCSISSSRPASQPRFIQHKKEAFWFYRFLSIVYDHIINPGHWTEDMRDEALEPADLYSRNMVVVDVGGGTGFTTLGIVKHVDAKNVTILDQSPHQLAKAKQKEPLKECQIIEGDAEDLPFPTDYADRYVSAGSIEYWPDPQRGIKEAYRVLKIGGKACLIGPVHPTFWLSRFFADVWMLFPKEEEYIEWFKKAGFKDVKLKRIGPKWYRGVRRHGLIMGCSVTGVKPFGGDSPLKMGPKAEDVQKPVHPLVFLSRFILGTLAAAYFVLVPIYMWLKDQIVPKGQPI; from the exons ATGGCTTCTTCAATGCTTAGTGGAGCAGCCCCAACAGGGGTAGGCTTTGCGAGGtccaattttcattttaggaGCTTGCCCCTGAAGAGTTTATTTTGTTATACAAAAAATCAGAAGACTAGAATGGTGGTAGCACCCAGATGCAGTATATCATCCTCAAGGCCGGCTTCTCAGCCTAGGTTCATACAACACAAGAAAGAAGCGTTTTGGTTTTACAGGTTTTTATCAATAGTGTATGATCATATCATAAACCCTGGTCATTGGACTGAGGATATGCGGGATGAGGCGCTTGAGCCTGCTGATCTTTATTCTAGGAATATGGTAGTAGTCGATGTTGGCGGCGGAACTGGGTTCACTACACTTGGTATAGTGAAGCATGTGGACGCTAAGAATGTCACAATTCTTGATCAGTCCCCTCACCAGCTTGCTAAGGCCAAGCAGAAGGAGCCTTTGAAAGAATGTCAGATTATTGAAGGTGATGCGGAGGACCTACCATTCCCTACTGATTATGCCGACCGATATGTGTCTGCAGGGAG TATTGAGTACTGGCCAGACCCACAGCGGGGAATTAAGGAAGCTTACAGGGTACTGAAAATAGGAGGGAAAGCCTGTCTTATTGGTCCTGTACACCCAACATTCTGGTTATCACGGTTTTTTGCGGATGTATGGATGCTCTTTCCGAAAGAGGAAGAATATATTGAATGGTTTAAAAAGGCTGGTTTCAAAGATGTAAAGCTGAAAAGGATTGGTCCGAAATGGTACCGTGGTGTCCGAAGACATGGCTTGATCATGGGTTGCTCTGTCACTGGAGTGAAGCCCTTCGGCGGAGACTCTCCATTGAAG ATGGGTCCGAAGGCAGAAGATGTTCAGAAACCTGTTCATCCTTTGGTGTTCCTTTCACGATTTATTCTTGGGACATTAGCAGCAGCATACTTTGTACTAGTTCCAATTTACATGTGGCTCAAAGATCAAATTGTTCCCAAGGGTCAGCCTATTTGA